The Wolbachia endosymbiont of Oedothorax gibbosus region AAGGAATTGTTCTTTGTTTCCCTTATACAAAGGATTACTTACCTGCCCTGTACCTTTATCATATGAAAAATCATGAGATATTATTTCTGCACCATCAGCAATAACATTTTGCAAAATCTTAACTGCATTATATAAATTTTCCTGTGTTGGCTTATAATGGCCACTATTAATATCAATTTTAGTAACTTGGCCATTTTTCACAGTCATCATACCAAAACATTGTCCAGGTTTCCCGCCAAGCAGAGAAGAATGGTAATATCCGTATTCAACTTTTTTATCAGCATTACCATAGGGAACTATGTGCTCATGAGTAACCAACCTTCCATCAAGAGTTAGACCATACGCCACTTCACCAGCTTTTCCCTTACTTGACTTACCGCTTGTATCATACAAAGTACCATCTTGGTTAAATAATCTATATTCACCTTTTTCATTGCATTTTATAATTTTTGTATTTTTCTCTTGCTCTTCTGGAGAAAAACGTTTTGCCAATACTTCTGTGCCATCTTGTGTGACATAGCTTTTTTTATCCTTTGTTCCAACTTCACAGTAATACACACTTGGATTAGGTATTGTAAGAAGCATATTGTTTCCATGATCAAAAAAAAGTTTATTGCCTAAATCTATACTAACTTGTTGTTCCCTAGGTATTTTATTACGATCAGATTCTGAACCTAAAACTGATTTACCAAACTCTCTCGCCGCATAACGCAACGTTTTTAGAGCTTTTGCTTTTTTTTGCTCTGATTCTAAGTCTGCTACCAACTTTTCAGTGACACGATATTTACCTTGTAACTCTGAGATCTCATAGCCTTTATTAAGATTAAAAGATCCGCTTTTTGTAACTTTTCTATATAAATCTTTGGCACTAGAGGAAATTTTACTAACAGCCTCCTTGGCTAAATCTTCAACAGAGTAGATATAGTTTGTGGCCTTTTCTAATAGTCTATTATCAAATTTACCAATGTTTGAGCTATCTATTGTATTTACTAAGGCTGTAATTATTTGAGTAAACCGCTCTTTTGTTAAATCTGGCTTATTGAGATTTGTTTTTAGCTTCTGTAATTTATCGCTCTCCATAATATAAAAGCCATCTAGATAATTTACTACTCTCTGTAAATATTCTTTGCTACCTTCATATATTCCATGATTGTCAACATTTTTAGCTAGGGTATGTAAATATCCTTTTACATCTTCAAAAGATTTGATAACAGTCTCTGATGGTCTAAAGGACGGTTTTACTATTTGATGTGGTAGCTTTGGTGCCTGCCCCTTCTCAAGGCTTTTAACCTTTGTTTCTAACTTAGCAACCTCTCTTTTGAAGTCAATCAAACTGTTTTGTATATTTTCACTTAGCTCTCTAATTTTTCCCCCAGTGCTGAGACTTTTTATTTTAGTGTCATTCCCGCTAACTTTCGCTTCTATGGTAGAGATCCTTTTACTGTTAGTTTCTTTTTTCTTATCTATAGTGCTCTTGCTAACTTTTTCTCCTTTTTCTAATTTATCTAATGTTAGATTTTCTCGCTTTAATTTATTTAGTTCTTTTCTAAGACTGACTTGCTCTTGTACAAGTTTGCCTGTATTTGAAGGTAAATCAGACAACTCTTTCAGGTTATGTCTTAATCTCTTACCAACATTTTGAACAGCGTTAACCTGTTCTTTTAGTGCATTAATGCCTATTTTACTATGTTTACCTGAGTCATGCTCTAACCCTATTAACTCTGCTACAGCGAAAAGCTCTTTGGATTTTTTTGTTAAGTGTCTAATTTCTGTACCATTTACAATGTTATCTTGGTTAGGCATTCCCTGTTTTTTTTCCGAAGAAATTTTCCCTTGGCTAATCTGTGTGTTTAACGTATACTTGCCCGCTTCAAGGTTATTTTCTTGTCCACCATGTTTAGTCTTTTCTCTTAATTCAGACATTTTATTTCTTAACTCAACAAAAGTATTTTTCAAATTTTCTGTTAATTCTTTTACTCTTTTTACAACCGTGAGCGTAAGCTTGCCAGCCTTAGAACTTTTATCTGGTGTTTCATATCCAGCATTTCTGACCTTTGTTTCTAATTTGTCAATCTCTCTGTCAAATTTGGTTAGGCTATTTTCTACATTTTTATTTAATTCTTTAACTTTTTCTTCGTTACAGAGGCTCTTGATGTTAATATCATTCTCATTAACTTTTTCCTCCATTGTTGCAACTCTTTTTTTATTATCTGACGTTACAGTACCTTTATTACTAGCTTTTTCTCTTCTGTAATGCGCCCTTAGTTCTTCCTTTCTTAACTCATATATTTCTGTCTTAAGTACTTTTTGCTCTTGTATAAGTTTAATAATATTTGAAGCCGAATCGGATAGCTCTTTCAAGTTATGACTTAAATTTTTATAAGCATTTCCAACAACATCAACTTGCTCTTTTATTGCACCCATGCTTGTACTGCTATATTTATCTTGAGTGTGCTCCCTCTCCATTGTTTCCACAACATTGCTAAGATTTTCAAATCTTTTGATTAATATCGACTGTTTTTGCGTTACACTTTCTGGAATATAGTCTCGTGACTTCTGCCTAGCAAGGATGTTTTCAATCTCATCATCATACTTTTTAATATCAGCGACATGTTTTTCAATGAAAGTTTCAATTGCTGTTGGCCGTTTTTTTGGTACATCACCTAAGGTACGCTGTTGTCCAGTAATGGCCCTTGCGATTGTATCGCTGTGTTTTTGAATATCAATGGCTTGTTTCTTATACTTATTAATTTGTTCTAAAAAGTCTTCATCTGTTTTCTTTGTGCTAAAAATATTGTTAGATTTCTTCAGCTCCATAACTTTTACCTCGGTCCTATAGTAATAGTGTAACATTGGAATGTTAATTTTTAGTTTCATTAGCAAAATCTTTTATGTGTTTTACAATCACTATAAGAAAGTTGTGAAAAAAACTTTGAAATTGATTACAGAGATCTATTTCCTCTATAAATTAATCATGATTTTTCTTTAATTATTCCAAACGAATTATCTTTGATTTAGTAATATATATCGCTAATAACTTGAATAATCAATCATTTCCAGCAACCAAAACCGAAGGTTGTGAGACGTATTTTTTTTGGGATTAATTGGTCTCTTGTGCTACTCTAAAAATCCGTGTTCGTTGTATAGTAACCATCATCGTCCAATGAATTGAAAGAAACATCAGATTGTGAGTTAGATTCACCAGCGTTTTCTCCGTTAGAGCTAAATAACCATAAAAAAATTCCACTAAAAAATGATGCAATTAATGAAAAAGGGTTGGGAGTGTTAAATAAACTGTGTCAAACCGAAAAAAAGTAATAAATTGATATAAAAAAATGGAGGTTTGACAATGAGTCAGAAAGTAGTAAACAGAACTACCGGAGTGGTAGATTATAAAGAATTAGAAACAAATATCTTGTCGTCTATACGAGAAGGTAGACCATTGACAGGAAGGGATGGTGTGCTAACACCATTGATAAAAAAGCTGCTGGAAGCAAGTCTAGAAGGTGAAATAGAAAATCACTTGTTGGCTGAAAGTGAAGAAAATAATCGAAGAAATGGGAGAAATGCAAAAACTTTACGCACAAGCGCAGGTTCATTTGAGCTTTTGACGCCCAGAGATAGGGAGGGAAGCTTTGAACCCCAAATAGTCAAAAAAAGGCAAACAAACCAGAGCTTGAAACGAAGATTTTGAGCACATTTGCCAGTGGTATGGGCTATAGAGATATAGCGTCACATGTAGAAGAAATTTACGATCACAAAATATCGGCAGCAGAGATATCAAGTATTACCGACAAATTACTGCCTATAATCAACGAATGGCCGCTGCAGTCCGTATATCCAATAGTGTTTATGGTTTTTTAAAGTCAAAGAGGATGGACATTGTGTAAGTAAATGTATGTATAATATATTAGGTATAGATCAAAATGGCAGAAAAGAAGTCTTGGGCTTTTATTTGGCTGAAAGTGAAGTTCTGGTTGGGAGTGCTAAATGATCTCAAAGAAAGAGGAGTAGAAGATATCCTGATTGCCTGTGTAGATGGGCTAAAAAGCTTTCCTGCAGCGATAAATAGTGCGTTTCCTAAAGCAGAAGTACAGCTATGTATAGTACATCAGATAAGAAATTCTCTAAAATATGTATCCAGCAAAGATGTGAAAGTTTTCATGAATGATCTGAAAAAAATATATCGTGCTGCAAGCAGAGAAATTGCTGAGAATTACTTACTTGAGCTAGAAGAAAAATGGGGCGAAAAGTATCCGTTAGTTGTGAAATCTTGGCAAAATAATTGGGAAAATTTGTCTGGTTATTTTAAGTATTCTGGGCCAGTTAGAAAGCTGATTTATACCACCAATCCTATTGAGGGACTGCATAGACAAATCAGAAAATTTACTAAAACCAAAGGTTCATTTACTAGCACAAATGCCTTGTACAAACAGGTATATTGTGCTATAAAAAAGGTAGAGCAAAAATGGACTATGGCTCTGCCTAATTGGGCTTTAACTATGTCTCAATTTGATGTCTTCTTTCCCGGCAGATTGAAAATTGAGTTGAACTGAAAATGCGGTTTGACACAGTTTATTTAACACTCCCAAAAGTGCCACTGCTACGGCAGTGCCTAATAATGCGGTTGCACCACCGGCAGAAATACTTTTATTAAGTGCTTGCTGCTTCAGTTGTTTTTCTTCTGCTTCTTCCAGAAGCTTCTTTATATCACCAGTTCTAGCTAAATCTCTTGGAGTTTTTCCAGAATTATTCTTTAATAAAGGATTTGCCCCATTTGCTATGAGAATTTTTACTACTTCTGTATGGCCCTCTCCAGCAGCGCAA contains the following coding sequences:
- a CDS encoding ankyrin repeat domain-containing protein, whose amino-acid sequence is MFEDNQFTLLHVAASCGYAKIVNLLIENGANVNAKIDVGEEKGITPLHCAAGEGHTEVVKILIANGANVNAKIDAGEAKGITPLHCAAGEGHTEVVKILIANGANPLLKNNSGKTPRDLARTGDIKKLLEEAEEKQLKQQALNKSISAGGATALLGTAVAVALLGVLNKLCQTAFSVQLNFQSAGKEDIKLRHS